A genomic window from Leeia speluncae includes:
- a CDS encoding ArsR/SmtB family transcription factor, with product MEMLNDAALIKVASYFKALSEPTRLKLLNAMRDGCKTVSELKELTGCSQANTSKHLAMLLEAGLVSRLQKGNQAIYSIADECTYELCDIVCGNVAKILQRDAVISAALQGINPNS from the coding sequence ATGGAAATGCTCAATGATGCGGCGTTAATCAAAGTGGCTAGTTATTTCAAAGCACTTTCAGAGCCAACTCGCTTAAAACTATTAAATGCAATGCGTGACGGCTGCAAAACGGTTAGCGAACTCAAAGAACTCACCGGTTGTAGCCAAGCGAACACGTCTAAGCACCTTGCTATGCTGCTAGAAGCCGGCTTAGTTTCCCGCTTACAAAAAGGCAATCAAGCGATTTACTCAATTGCGGATGAATGCACTTACGAACTTTGCGATATTGTCTGCGGCAACGTGGCCAAGATTTTGCAGCGAGATGCAGTCATCAGCGCTGCATTACAAGGCATTAACCCGAATAGTTAA
- a CDS encoding efflux RND transporter permease subunit, whose product MSEETKPMGISGRIVALFQQNSLTPLLALIAILVGLFAVFMTPREEEPQINVTMANVMVPYPGARVADVEKFVATPYEQVLDRIAGVDHVYSVSRPGMAIFTVQFKVGVPHSEALVRLYDTIHAHTDALPTSMGVGTPIIKPKGIDDVPVMAFTFWSKDESLTGYDLAKVARTISPILKRVEGVSDLKLIGDPGRAINVWVNPTRLADSGVSISSVANALGQANTGIDAGALVDHNQRVALHAGEYFTSVEDVQNVVVGTNAGRPIYLRDVADITDGAPTPTQYVWYGTAGKDSASHPAITLQLTKKAGENAVDVANHLSERVNQLKGVLIPANVEMTVTRNYGETANDKAQKLIQKLLFATASVVALVWLVLGRREAAIVGLAVVLTLLATLFASWAWGFTLNRVSLFALIFSIGILVDDAIVVVENIHRHHAANPGKSLYQLIPAAVDEVGGPTILATLTVIAALLPMAFVSGLMGPYMSPIPINASMGMLISLAIAFVVTPWLAGRWLKNSHANEQYADPAHQGIGVFFRKVFTPFVDSQRGRRARSLLWGGILLLMVISVGLAGVRLVVLKMLPFDNKSEFQIVVDMPVGTPVEKTAAVLERMGQYVATIPEVVNYQAYAGTSAPINFNGLVRQYDLRAAAELGDIQVNLLDKHHRDRQSHEIASSVRPTLDRIAKEMGGKVNVVEVPPGPPVRAPIVAEIYAPDTPLREEAANRALLAFQKNSDLVAIDSTQIAKADEVTLVIDHDQLARKGITVTAVQQALYAAGIGLDATWLHAKDSFAPIPIRVALPPALQTRIEDTLQLRVSNQAGQLFPLSELVSVKKTQVEQPIYHKDLLPVIFVTADAAGHLDSPLYSMFAARKDLFAKPLSNGEQIQEYFIHPPVSDQTGAGVKWDGEWQITYETFRDMGAAYAVGLVLIYILVVAQFRSYLMPLIIMAPIPLTIIGVMPGHALLGAQFTATSMIGMIALAGIIVRNSILLVDFIQLQTNAGMPLAEAVIQSAATRAKPIVLTGLAAMLGAFFILDDPIFNGLAISLIFGILVSTLLTLVVIPILYFVSHQTREEERGSK is encoded by the coding sequence ATGTCTGAAGAGACAAAACCAATGGGCATCTCTGGACGAATTGTTGCGCTCTTTCAGCAAAACTCGCTCACGCCACTATTAGCGTTAATTGCTATTTTGGTGGGTTTATTTGCTGTCTTCATGACACCAAGAGAGGAAGAACCTCAGATCAACGTCACGATGGCTAACGTGATGGTGCCGTACCCGGGCGCAAGGGTAGCTGATGTAGAGAAGTTTGTTGCTACCCCTTATGAGCAAGTACTTGATCGAATCGCAGGGGTAGATCATGTGTATTCGGTTTCACGCCCAGGGATGGCTATCTTTACCGTGCAATTCAAAGTGGGCGTGCCACATAGCGAAGCGCTGGTTCGCTTATATGACACTATTCATGCGCATACCGATGCGTTGCCAACTAGTATGGGTGTGGGTACGCCGATCATCAAGCCAAAAGGGATTGATGATGTACCTGTCATGGCATTTACCTTTTGGTCGAAAGATGAATCGTTAACTGGCTATGATTTAGCCAAGGTTGCCCGAACGATTTCCCCCATCTTAAAGCGAGTGGAGGGGGTTAGTGATCTCAAACTGATTGGAGATCCTGGCCGCGCCATCAATGTATGGGTAAACCCTACGCGTTTGGCGGATAGCGGTGTCTCGATTAGTAGTGTTGCGAATGCGTTAGGGCAAGCAAATACCGGTATCGATGCCGGCGCACTAGTTGATCATAATCAGCGTGTTGCCTTGCATGCGGGGGAGTATTTCACCTCCGTCGAAGACGTACAGAATGTCGTTGTCGGTACAAATGCGGGAAGGCCAATCTATCTACGCGATGTCGCCGATATTACCGATGGCGCTCCAACGCCTACGCAATATGTCTGGTATGGAACAGCGGGTAAGGATTCTGCTAGCCATCCTGCCATTACGCTTCAATTAACGAAAAAGGCTGGTGAAAATGCCGTTGATGTGGCGAATCATCTATCCGAAAGAGTCAATCAGCTAAAAGGCGTGTTGATTCCTGCCAATGTGGAAATGACGGTTACCCGAAACTATGGCGAAACTGCGAACGACAAAGCGCAGAAACTGATCCAGAAACTATTGTTTGCAACTGCATCGGTAGTGGCCTTGGTTTGGTTGGTGCTAGGACGAAGAGAGGCAGCCATTGTGGGGCTTGCCGTTGTGCTCACATTATTGGCTACGTTGTTTGCCAGTTGGGCATGGGGCTTCACGCTAAACCGCGTTTCATTATTTGCCTTGATTTTTAGTATTGGCATTCTGGTCGATGATGCAATTGTAGTGGTGGAGAATATTCACCGGCACCATGCAGCAAACCCGGGCAAATCTTTGTATCAACTTATTCCTGCGGCGGTAGATGAAGTAGGTGGGCCAACTATTTTGGCTACACTAACCGTAATTGCCGCTTTATTGCCAATGGCGTTTGTGAGCGGATTAATGGGGCCATATATGAGCCCAATCCCAATTAACGCCAGTATGGGGATGTTAATTTCCTTAGCCATTGCTTTCGTTGTTACGCCGTGGTTAGCCGGCAGATGGTTAAAAAATAGCCATGCTAACGAGCAGTATGCTGACCCAGCGCATCAGGGGATAGGCGTGTTTTTTAGAAAGGTGTTTACCCCATTTGTGGATTCGCAAAGAGGGAGGAGAGCACGAAGCCTACTATGGGGCGGCATTCTTTTACTAATGGTGATTTCGGTTGGCTTGGCGGGTGTCCGTTTGGTGGTACTGAAAATGTTGCCATTCGATAACAAAAGTGAATTCCAAATTGTGGTTGATATGCCTGTTGGCACGCCGGTAGAAAAAACCGCCGCCGTGCTAGAGCGGATGGGCCAATATGTGGCAACCATCCCTGAAGTGGTCAACTATCAGGCCTACGCGGGGACGTCTGCGCCCATTAATTTTAATGGACTCGTTAGGCAATACGATTTACGTGCAGCCGCAGAGCTAGGTGATATTCAGGTGAATTTACTGGATAAGCATCACCGTGATCGTCAGAGCCATGAAATCGCCTCGTCTGTCCGGCCAACATTGGATCGCATCGCAAAAGAAATGGGCGGCAAAGTAAATGTAGTAGAAGTGCCTCCAGGTCCGCCAGTAAGAGCACCAATTGTGGCCGAAATTTATGCGCCAGATACGCCACTTCGTGAGGAAGCCGCCAACCGAGCATTATTGGCATTTCAAAAAAATAGCGATTTGGTTGCGATAGATAGTACGCAAATAGCGAAAGCCGATGAAGTCACCTTGGTGATCGATCATGATCAATTGGCAAGAAAAGGGATTACGGTGACTGCGGTTCAGCAAGCATTGTACGCTGCCGGCATCGGGCTAGATGCAACATGGCTACATGCAAAAGATAGCTTTGCCCCGATTCCTATTCGGGTAGCGTTGCCACCTGCGTTGCAAACACGTATTGAAGATACGCTGCAACTTCGGGTCTCCAATCAGGCTGGGCAATTATTTCCGCTATCCGAACTCGTGAGCGTCAAGAAAACGCAGGTGGAACAACCTATCTATCACAAAGATCTTTTACCTGTGATTTTTGTGACGGCAGATGCTGCCGGTCATTTAGATAGCCCGCTCTACAGCATGTTTGCGGCAAGAAAAGACTTATTCGCGAAGCCGCTTTCAAATGGTGAACAGATTCAGGAGTATTTCATTCATCCTCCTGTGTCAGACCAAACTGGCGCAGGCGTAAAGTGGGATGGCGAATGGCAAATCACCTATGAAACCTTTAGAGACATGGGGGCAGCTTACGCGGTGGGATTGGTGCTGATCTACATCTTGGTCGTCGCGCAATTTAGAAGTTATTTAATGCCACTCATCATTATGGCGCCAATTCCACTCACTATCATCGGTGTGATGCCAGGGCATGCATTATTGGGCGCGCAATTTACTGCAACCTCCATGATTGGGATGATTGCTTTGGCAGGCATTATTGTAAGGAACTCGATCTTGCTAGTGGATTTTATCCAATTACAAACCAATGCCGGCATGCCATTAGCTGAGGCTGTTATTCAGTCTGCGGCGACGCGCGCCAAGCCAATTGTGTTAACCGGATTAGCTGCCATGTTGGGCGCATTCTTTATTTTGGATGACCCTATCTTTAATGGGTTAGCGATTTCACTCATATTTGGGATCTTAGTGTCTACGCTACTCACGTTGGTCGTCATTCCTATTTTGTATTTTGTTAGTCATCAAACACGCGAAGAAGAAAGGGGTTCAAAATGA
- the ubiE gene encoding bifunctional demethylmenaquinone methyltransferase/2-methoxy-6-polyprenyl-1,4-benzoquinol methylase UbiE codes for MADTHFGFKTVDENEKAQKVAGVFHSVAQKYDVMNDLMSGGLHRIWKHFTIAQSGVREGSRVLDIAAGTGDLTKAFAKKAGKSGEVWHTDINSSMLQVGRDRLLDAGFVVPSLLCDAEKLPFPDNYFDCVSVAFGLRNMTHKDAALSEMCRVLKPGGRLLVLEFSKVWGPLKMPYDFYSFKLLPMMGKLVADDPESYQYLAESIRMHPDQDTLKEMMLASGFGVVNYHNLTGGVVALHKGFKL; via the coding sequence ATGGCTGATACCCATTTTGGCTTTAAGACAGTCGATGAAAACGAAAAAGCTCAAAAAGTAGCGGGCGTTTTTCATTCGGTAGCGCAGAAGTACGATGTGATGAACGACCTTATGTCTGGTGGTCTTCACCGCATTTGGAAGCACTTTACCATCGCGCAAAGTGGAGTGCGTGAAGGTAGCCGTGTATTGGATATTGCGGCAGGAACTGGTGACCTGACAAAAGCGTTTGCTAAAAAAGCAGGCAAATCAGGCGAGGTATGGCACACCGATATCAATAGCTCTATGCTACAAGTCGGCCGCGATCGCTTGCTAGATGCGGGCTTTGTAGTGCCTAGCTTGTTGTGTGACGCAGAAAAATTACCGTTTCCAGATAACTACTTTGATTGCGTCAGTGTTGCCTTCGGCCTACGTAATATGACCCACAAAGACGCTGCCTTAAGTGAAATGTGCCGTGTATTAAAGCCGGGTGGCCGTTTGCTGGTGCTGGAATTCTCTAAAGTATGGGGCCCTTTAAAAATGCCTTATGACTTTTACTCATTCAAACTGCTGCCAATGATGGGCAAATTGGTCGCCGATGATCCAGAGAGCTACCAATATCTAGCAGAGTCTATTCGCATGCACCCGGACCAAGACACGCTAAAAGAAATGATGTTAGCGTCTGGCTTTGGTGTGGTGAACTATCACAACCTAACCGGTGGCGTGGTAGCGCTTCACAAAGGGTTTAAGCTTTAA
- a CDS encoding ubiquinone biosynthesis accessory factor UbiJ, whose amino-acid sequence MLRQSGYLVVHHLLGQQPELLANLQPFAGKTVRVQLSPLEMDLFIHPDGALSRIDSPVVVDATLSCAFSELPKLLGDEATRRTAFRIEGDVQLAHAMGTVLQSLRWDATADLATVVGDAAAVPLMRWLSAELNQRKQLTKSIGKQVTTWLRDEAGVLADQISVRDFVAEVDSLRDDVARLAARIQALEAKKNKE is encoded by the coding sequence ATGCTCAGACAATCTGGTTATCTTGTTGTCCATCATTTGCTAGGCCAGCAACCTGAGCTGCTTGCCAACTTACAACCATTTGCTGGTAAAACGGTCCGGGTGCAACTGTCCCCATTAGAGATGGATTTATTCATTCATCCCGATGGCGCGCTAAGCCGGATCGATTCCCCTGTCGTCGTCGACGCAACGTTGTCCTGCGCATTTAGTGAACTGCCTAAATTGCTTGGCGATGAGGCAACCCGCCGCACCGCATTTCGAATTGAAGGCGATGTTCAACTAGCCCATGCAATGGGGACTGTCTTGCAGTCCCTTCGTTGGGATGCCACTGCCGATCTAGCTACTGTGGTTGGCGATGCCGCGGCGGTTCCGCTCATGAGATGGCTATCCGCCGAACTCAATCAGCGCAAACAGTTAACCAAATCTATTGGCAAGCAAGTAACTACTTGGCTACGTGATGAGGCCGGCGTGTTAGCGGATCAAATCAGTGTCAGAGATTTTGTGGCTGAAGTGGATTCGTTAAGAGACGATGTCGCGAGGCTAGCCGCTCGAATTCAAGCACTAGAAGCTAAAAAGAACAAGGAATAG
- the phoR gene encoding phosphate regulon sensor histidine kinase PhoR has protein sequence MSDSFFSTKQKPAYIKRYPPIMKFWGRILSYALPFIAIVWACFKFDYEKEGLIIACLFLGMALLSQLRQLFKLTAWLLDPSLETAPDAKGNWGDVFLMLYQQEKRRRKDQRKLAATLTRFTRGAEALPDGVVVLDENHRIEWCNVVAERHLGLSRKRDMGLTINYLIRQPHFVEYINNERYKESITIHPDAAPNTLLSVQIFPFEATLKLLVTRDITQLEKIGVVHRDFVANVSHELRTPLTVVGGFLETMLDMENMEAAASKRYMGMMLDQTKRMERLIADLLTLSRLESQSGQHKEEPVNIPKLVEIMAHETRSLSGGRHQITIEVLSADWLHGNMDELHSAMGNLASNAVRYTPEGGSITLKWERQGEIAVFSVKDTGIGIDQEHIDRLTERFYRVDRSRSRETGGTGLGLAIVKHALLRHQAKLEVSSVSGEGSTFSAVFPSSRIIPRSMTELS, from the coding sequence ATGAGTGACTCTTTCTTTTCCACCAAACAAAAGCCGGCTTATATCAAGCGATATCCGCCCATTATGAAGTTTTGGGGAAGGATTTTATCCTACGCCCTACCCTTTATTGCGATTGTTTGGGCTTGTTTCAAGTTTGATTATGAAAAAGAAGGTCTGATCATTGCCTGCCTTTTTCTTGGCATGGCATTACTTAGCCAGCTGCGTCAGCTTTTTAAACTCACAGCCTGGTTGCTAGATCCTAGCCTTGAAACCGCGCCGGATGCGAAAGGAAACTGGGGTGATGTATTTCTGATGTTGTATCAGCAAGAAAAACGTCGTCGTAAAGATCAGCGCAAACTTGCCGCCACCCTAACTCGATTTACGAGAGGGGCGGAAGCGTTGCCCGACGGTGTGGTTGTGCTAGATGAGAATCACCGTATTGAATGGTGCAATGTCGTGGCAGAACGTCATCTAGGGCTTTCTCGTAAACGCGATATGGGCCTTACGATTAACTACCTGATCCGCCAGCCGCATTTTGTTGAGTACATTAACAACGAGCGCTATAAAGAGTCGATTACGATTCACCCTGATGCAGCGCCAAACACCCTACTTTCTGTTCAAATCTTTCCATTTGAAGCGACACTCAAGCTATTGGTCACTCGAGATATTACTCAGCTTGAAAAAATTGGCGTCGTACACCGTGATTTTGTGGCCAACGTGTCGCATGAATTGCGTACACCATTAACCGTCGTCGGTGGTTTCTTAGAAACCATGCTAGACATGGAAAATATGGAGGCGGCAGCCAGCAAACGCTATATGGGGATGATGTTAGATCAGACCAAGCGGATGGAACGATTGATTGCTGACTTGCTGACTTTATCTCGTCTAGAAAGCCAAAGCGGGCAACACAAAGAAGAACCAGTGAATATTCCGAAACTAGTTGAAATCATGGCGCATGAGACACGCAGTCTATCGGGTGGGCGGCATCAAATCACCATTGAAGTGCTCTCTGCAGACTGGTTACATGGCAACATGGATGAACTACATAGCGCGATGGGTAATCTAGCAAGTAATGCGGTGCGCTACACCCCTGAAGGCGGTAGCATCACCCTGAAATGGGAGCGTCAAGGCGAGATAGCGGTATTCTCTGTCAAAGATACTGGTATCGGTATTGATCAAGAACACATTGATCGCTTAACCGAGCGATTCTACCGAGTAGATAGAAGCCGCTCTCGCGAAACCGGCGGAACTGGCTTAGGCTTGGCAATTGTAAAACACGCTTTGCTACGCCACCAAGCCAAGCTTGAGGTAAGCTCGGTATCGGGTGAAGGTAGTACCTTCAGCGCGGTATTCCCAAGTAGCCGGATTATCCCCCGATCGATGACGGAGCTTAGCTAA
- a CDS encoding gamma-butyrobetaine hydroxylase-like domain-containing protein produces MNSSTFPTEIKLHQQSRVLEISFSDGVTFQLSCEYLRVFSPSAEVRGHSPEQAVLQVGKKEVNIKDIQPVGHYAIKLVFDDGHDTGLYSWSYLYDLGKQYDIYWRDYLGRLAAAGASRDPL; encoded by the coding sequence GTGAATTCGTCTACATTTCCAACAGAAATCAAACTGCATCAGCAGTCTCGTGTATTAGAGATTTCATTTTCAGATGGCGTTACTTTTCAGCTCTCTTGTGAATATTTACGCGTCTTCTCGCCAAGTGCAGAAGTAAGAGGCCACAGCCCAGAGCAAGCGGTATTACAAGTGGGCAAAAAAGAAGTAAACATTAAAGATATTCAGCCTGTTGGTCACTATGCCATCAAACTTGTGTTTGATGATGGGCATGACACAGGCCTTTATTCTTGGTCATACCTGTATGATCTAGGCAAACAATACGATATTTATTGGCGTGATTATTTAGGCAGATTAGCCGCTGCCGGCGCTTCACGCGATCCGCTTTAA
- the phoB gene encoding phosphate regulon transcriptional regulator PhoB, producing MAANILVIEDEPAIQELIAFNLEQAGHHVMRADTGERALSLVKNALPDLILLDWMLPGQSGIEFARKMRGDERTRTIPIIMLTARSDEQDMITGLETGADDYITKPFSPRELLARIKAVLRRRAPQMTDDQVEVRGLKLDPQTHRVSSSGKTLDLGPTEFRLLHYFMTHAERVHSRTQLLDQVWGDHVFVEERTVDVHIRRLRSALEPSGHADLIQTVRGAGYRFSAQLN from the coding sequence ATGGCCGCCAACATTTTGGTGATTGAAGATGAACCAGCGATTCAGGAATTAATTGCATTTAACCTGGAGCAAGCAGGGCATCATGTCATGCGTGCAGATACTGGTGAACGCGCCCTTTCTCTTGTTAAAAATGCCCTTCCTGATTTGATCTTGTTAGATTGGATGTTACCTGGCCAAAGCGGTATTGAATTTGCGCGCAAAATGCGTGGCGATGAGAGAACGCGTACCATTCCTATCATTATGCTAACCGCTAGATCAGATGAGCAAGACATGATCACCGGTTTAGAAACCGGTGCAGATGACTACATCACCAAACCATTCTCTCCAAGAGAATTGCTTGCCCGCATTAAAGCAGTATTGCGCCGTCGCGCACCGCAGATGACAGACGATCAAGTCGAGGTACGTGGTTTAAAACTAGACCCGCAAACTCACCGTGTGTCTAGCTCTGGCAAAACCTTAGATTTGGGACCAACCGAATTTAGATTGCTGCACTACTTCATGACCCATGCAGAACGTGTACACTCTCGCACCCAATTACTAGACCAAGTGTGGGGCGACCATGTGTTCGTTGAAGAAAGAACAGTGGATGTGCACATTCGTCGTTTACGTTCCGCTTTAGAACCATCTGGTCATGCAGACCTTATCCAGACTGTTCGTGGTGCGGGCTACCGTTTTTCTGCTCAATTAAACTAA
- a CDS encoding YgaP family membrane protein, translating to MNVERMIRIFAGVFILLSLGLGVAGSPLFVSAKWLWFTAFVGFNLFQSGITRFCPLEIILKRLGAKSCQVIQK from the coding sequence ATGAACGTTGAGCGCATGATTCGAATTTTCGCAGGCGTATTTATTCTGCTCTCTCTAGGGCTGGGCGTTGCCGGCAGTCCGCTCTTTGTGAGCGCAAAGTGGCTTTGGTTTACCGCATTTGTTGGCTTTAATTTGTTTCAAAGTGGCATTACCCGGTTTTGTCCGCTAGAAATCATATTGAAGCGCTTAGGTGCAAAAAGTTGTCAGGTCATTCAAAAGTAA
- a CDS encoding efflux RND transporter periplasmic adaptor subunit produces the protein MKKSLLTALFANVLLATAAMAGGTQASYTVQMKQVHQGIRLTASVQAVNTVQLSSDIQARVTDVLVNAGDKVKAGQLLVRLDNRVLQNGISISAGQLSAAKAQLKNAEANLQRTKQLVAQQFVSKASLDTAQSNYDAALATVQSLSGGVSQSVTQSSFSQLSAPFDGVVSETSVEKGTIAAPGVALMTLFDPSKLRAVAYVSQSVAEQLAKAGKVTWQVGSQPWQSGGVITVLPAADAVTHTREVRMLLPTSANVVPGQTIALWVMAEPVTKMVIPSKSVIHRGELALVNVRNQGKTERRMVRLGSDFGPEGVEVLAGLQIGDVVESLPNTKGNP, from the coding sequence ATGAAAAAAAGTCTCCTGACCGCGCTTTTTGCCAATGTGCTGCTTGCTACTGCAGCGATGGCTGGGGGAACTCAAGCTAGCTACACCGTGCAAATGAAGCAAGTACATCAAGGAATCCGTTTGACTGCAAGCGTACAAGCTGTGAATACGGTGCAATTGTCTTCGGATATTCAGGCGAGGGTGACCGATGTGTTGGTCAATGCGGGCGACAAGGTCAAAGCAGGGCAGTTGCTCGTGCGATTGGATAACCGCGTCTTACAAAATGGCATTTCTATTTCTGCAGGGCAACTCAGTGCGGCGAAGGCGCAGCTAAAAAATGCGGAAGCCAATTTGCAGCGCACCAAGCAATTAGTGGCTCAGCAGTTTGTTAGCAAGGCGTCTTTAGATACTGCGCAATCGAACTACGATGCCGCTTTGGCAACCGTGCAATCCCTTTCTGGCGGGGTGAGCCAATCGGTGACGCAGTCTAGTTTTTCGCAGTTATCCGCACCGTTTGATGGGGTTGTAAGTGAAACCTCGGTTGAAAAAGGAACAATCGCTGCGCCGGGCGTGGCGTTGATGACGTTATTTGATCCATCAAAACTTCGTGCCGTGGCATATGTTTCTCAGTCGGTGGCAGAACAATTAGCAAAAGCAGGCAAAGTAACTTGGCAAGTAGGTTCACAACCTTGGCAAAGCGGGGGCGTGATCACTGTATTACCCGCTGCCGATGCCGTTACCCATACAAGAGAAGTGCGCATGTTGTTGCCGACTTCAGCCAACGTTGTCCCTGGGCAGACCATTGCTTTGTGGGTGATGGCAGAGCCTGTCACCAAAATGGTGATTCCAAGTAAAAGTGTGATTCACCGTGGCGAGTTAGCGCTTGTGAATGTGCGTAACCAAGGCAAAACGGAACGCAGAATGGTTCGCTTAGGTAGTGATTTTGGACCGGAAGGTGTAGAAGTACTGGCTGGGTTACAAATCGGCGATGTGGTTGAAAGCCTTCCCAATACGAAGGGAAATCCATAA
- a CDS encoding YgaP family membrane protein, which yields MKANVGGIDRILRIVVGTLLVVAAISGQIGFWGYIGIVPLLTGMFRFCPLYPIIGINSCKK from the coding sequence ATGAAAGCAAATGTAGGTGGTATTGATCGTATTTTACGTATTGTTGTCGGCACACTTTTAGTGGTTGCGGCAATCTCTGGACAGATTGGCTTCTGGGGATATATTGGCATTGTGCCGTTACTAACCGGCATGTTCCGCTTTTGCCCGCTTTACCCAATTATCGGAATCAATAGCTGTAAAAAGTAA
- a CDS encoding FeoA family protein, with amino-acid sequence MTAVPLHTLPKGAHAKIISIDIQEAFGAHDEKVTLRLKELGFLPGATLKIIGYGLFGKDPIAVQINGTKFGLRRREAEKILAVPHKA; translated from the coding sequence ATGACCGCCGTTCCGCTACATACCTTACCCAAAGGTGCACATGCCAAGATTATCAGTATTGATATTCAAGAGGCGTTCGGCGCTCACGATGAAAAAGTTACCTTGCGGTTGAAAGAACTAGGGTTTCTTCCCGGTGCAACCTTAAAAATCATCGGCTACGGTCTATTTGGAAAAGACCCTATCGCCGTCCAAATTAACGGGACGAAGTTTGGTTTACGTCGTCGCGAAGCAGAGAAAATCCTCGCCGTTCCTCATAAGGCCTAA
- the trxC gene encoding thioredoxin TrxC, producing the protein MSLHIVCSHCFATNRLPAERLSDAPNCGRCHQPVLTDAPIDLTTSQFDAFVNNNQLPVVVDFWADWCGPCKMMAPGFAETAAKLKTRFRLAKVNTETEQMLGARFQIRSIPTLIVFKIGKEVARHSGAMSAMQLQQWLASHT; encoded by the coding sequence ATGAGTCTTCACATTGTCTGCTCTCACTGTTTTGCTACGAACCGTCTGCCCGCAGAACGCCTATCAGACGCCCCAAACTGTGGGCGCTGCCATCAACCCGTGCTAACGGATGCCCCGATTGACTTAACTACCAGCCAGTTCGATGCCTTTGTGAATAACAACCAACTTCCAGTGGTAGTCGATTTTTGGGCAGATTGGTGTGGTCCGTGCAAGATGATGGCGCCAGGCTTTGCAGAGACAGCGGCAAAGCTAAAAACACGATTTAGATTGGCAAAGGTAAATACCGAAACCGAGCAAATGCTAGGTGCGCGTTTTCAAATTCGTAGCATCCCTACGCTGATCGTATTTAAAATTGGAAAAGAAGTAGCGCGTCATTCGGGCGCAATGTCGGCAATGCAATTGCAGCAATGGTTGGCATCGCATACCTAA